One segment of Channa argus isolate prfri chromosome 17, Channa argus male v1.0, whole genome shotgun sequence DNA contains the following:
- the stx7l gene encoding syntaxin-7 yields MPHMVFSLSVLHTSCDGGVAQNQETTRSSKSQKKLFIMAYQAGIQEEPNVLVHSISSNIQKLTLLTSELQRGVSLLGTEQDSSQLLQTLQQKQQQGNQLAKETDRLIKTFSALPIGPDQRQRKLQKERLLNDFSAALSVFQKIQRQAADKEREFVARVRANSRVSGGQPEDSFGTPPFFPNDSQVQAQTEAITEDDLRLIQERESAIRQLESDIVDINDIFKDLGVMVHEQGDMIDSIEANVESAEVNVQSAAQQLGQAASYQRSSRKKICILMIVLAVLATVVGLIIWGSVKN; encoded by the exons ATGCCTCACATGGTCTTTTCCCTGTCGGTGCTGCACACATCATGTGACGGGGGAGTGGCACAAAATCAGGAAACAACCCGCAGCAGCAAGTCtcaaaaaaag CTCTTCATCATGGCCTACCAGGCTGGGATTCAAGAAGAGCCCAATGTTTTGGTTCACAGCATCAGTTCCAACATCCAGAAGCTAACACTGCTGA CCTCTGAGCTGCAGAGGGGAGTGTCTCTGCTGGGAACAGAGCAGGACAGCAGCCAGCTACTACAGACCCT TcaacagaaacagcagcaagGCAACCAGCTTGCGAAGGAGACTGACCGACTGATCAAAACATTCAGTGCACTTCCTATTGGCCCCGATCAG CGGCAGAGAAAGTTACAGAAAGAACGTCTGTTGAACGACTTCTCTGCAGCCCTAAGCGTTTTCCAAAAGATCCAGCGGCAGGCGgctgacaaagagagagagtttgtgGCAAGAGTCAGAGCCAACTCCAGGGTTTCG GGAGGCCAGCCTGAGGACAGCTTTGGGACTCCGCCTTTCTTCCCAAA TGATTCCCAGGTGCAGGCTCAGACCGAGGCCATCACAGAAGATGACCTGAGGCTTATCCAAGAGAGAGAGTCCGCCATCAGACAGTTGGAG TCGGACATCGTAGATATCAATGACATCTTTAAGGACTTGGGGGTGATGGTCCATGAGCAGGGGGATATGATAG ACAGTATTGAAGCCAATGTGGAGAGTGCAGAAGTGAATGTCCAGAGCGCCGCACAGCAGCTGGGACAGGCCGCTAGCTACCAG CGAAGTTCACGGAAGAAGATCTGCATCCTGATGATAGTGCTGGCTGTACTTGCTACTGTAGTTGGACTTATAATCTGGGGTTCTGTCAAGAATTGA